The genomic segment TGACAAGATCTACGAACTTGATGCAGATGTTATAAGTATTGAAGCTTCAAGAAGCAAAGGGGATGTGATAAGTGCTTTTGAAAGATTCAAATACGATCACCAAATAGGGCTGGGAGTATACGACGTCCACTCTCCCGAAGTTCCAGAAGTAGAGAAAATGAAAAAAGTCGTAGAAAGATCGCTAAAGTTCATAAACCCAGACAACTTCTGGATTAACCCAGATTGTGGTCTTAAGACAAGAAAATGGGAAGAAGTTATTCCTTCCCTTAAGAATATGGTAAAGTTGGCTCTTAGCCTGAGAGAAAGTTTAAAATAAAACATACATCCTACCTTACGATAATTCTATAGAATGAAGAAATTTTGGCTCACAATTTTGTTGATAATACTGCCAGTCAGATCTTTCCCAATAGAAATAACAATAGGCTCTAATGAATTTACTAACGTTGGTGTGAGAGAGTTACAAGTAGACCCTATTTACGCTCTTCCTACAGAAAGTATTGTAATTGACCTCTCCAAAGACACCAACATTACTAGACATTCATTTAACAGATTCTCCTTTCTTATTGAAAATATAGGAAACAATAAGCTAGCTAAATTCTTTAAGAAGGAGCACGGAATCTCATTAGTATCCTCCCAAAACCTTCTTGGCATACCTGTGGTAAGTGGTATATTCTCAGTATACTTCACATTCCTTCCATCAAGACTTGACAAAGGAACTGTGTTAGCTAGATTTTTTTCAACTGATGAAACTGACAAATACATAGAAATAAAGCTTGAAAAATCAAGAATTCAGGTTAACATAAATGGAATAGTCTATACGAGAGAGGGAGATAAGGTTAATGTTGTTCTAGTTTCTGATGAAAAAATAGTAGTTCAAGAAATGTATGAATTCTCTCTGGTATTTGATGTTGTTAACTCTAAGATCTCAATTTATTTAAACGGAGTAGAAACTGATAGAAAAATTCTCAAGTCTGCTAATTTTGAACTTTCAACACCAGAGAGTATAATTGAGTTTTTCCCTAGCTTCTTCGGATATGCCAGGACCATAGTGATTGCCCCAACTTTCATAAGATCTCTAGGTTCTACGCCAGCTAAAGGAGGAGAGCTAATATCTAGAGTTATTGACACCAAAGACCCATCAAGCGCAATAAACAAGGTAACTTTAGTAGGTAGAGGCAACTTCATAGTATTGGCGAGAGTCTCTAAGGACATATATAAGCATCTTCTAGATGAATTGCCTTGGCTTACAATAGAAGATGCAAAAAACACAAAAGGCAGATATTTACAGTTTAAGTTATTCCCCGTTGAAGATGAACAGAGTAGTGAGTTTTTAGGACTTAAGGTTGAACTTTCAAAAAACATTCCTCCACAAAAGCCCCACATTCTGTATGTAGAGCCTAGAGCCAACGGAGAAGTAACTATACATTGGAGAAATGATCTTGACGAAGAAGTAGAGTACTATGAGCTGTTTTACGGAGATCACCAGAATAAATACTTCGGGAATGCCTCATCAAATGGACCGTCGCCAATAAAGATAAAAAAACCTTCAAAATTCTACCCAGTTCTAAGATATACAGTTAGAGGATTAAAGATGAACAGAACCTATTACTTTTCAATAAGAAGTGTCAGAAGAGATGGAACCAAAAGCGAATACTCAGATGAAGTAAAAGTTATACCATCAAAAGAGGTCAATAGCCTCTGATCTTATGTTCTGCGTTCTGTGTAAAACTTTACACACAGTGGTTATCTCCGATAATGTGATTTATGGAAAAAACACAAAATAAGGACTACTACGAGATATTGGGAGTTTCTAGAAACGCAACTATTAGTGAAATAAAAAGTGCTTACAGAAGACTCGTTGCTAGGTATCATCCAGACTTGTCAAGAACTAAAGAAACTGAAGGAATGTTCAAATTGATAAACGAAGCTTATAGAGTTCTTTCAAATCCCACGCTTAAAGAAAAGTATGATAACAAAACCTCCGAGCATCAGACCAAAAGCGAAAATTTTTCTCTTGTAGAAGTAATAAGAAGCATAACAAAGGGCATAAACATCGTTGTTAATGAAATACAGAGATTGCTTGTAGAAATATCTTCAGATAAGATCCTTGAAAAAGTTTCCAATGAAGAACTTCTGCAAAGACTGCGCTTTTCGGATAACGAACTTGTTAAGAAAGCTGTGCTGAAGATAATAAAACAGAGGAAAAAGAGATCACTGATACCATATCTACTAGAAATAGCGGATTCACCATCCACGTCCAGTGAATTAAGATCCAAAATCTTCCAAACCTTGAGAGAAATAGGCTACACAGTAGCCAAATGAACTCTACAAATTATCAAATGATTTTTACACACTTTAGTAACCTCCAACCTAGACTTTAGTTTAGGTGCTTATTAGAAAGAGTATATCCTTCCATCAAGCAGGGACTGTAGGAAAGGTAGAAGAAAAACTACATTTTGGAATCTATCGGAGACAGGGAGTTATACTTTACTCCGCTTTGGTGCTATCTTTTAAAATATCAAAATTAGCTATGAAGTGTAGCCTAATAACAATAGGAACGGAGATAACCAAGGGATTTATCCTTGACCTCAATTCAAATTTTCTCTCTAGACAACTAAGAATGACTGGTATTGACGTAAGATTTGTGATTAGTGTTGGCGATAACAAGAGTGAGGTTATAAACGCCTTAAGGTTTGCTTTTGAAAATAGTGATTTTGTAATAACTACTGGTGGACTAGGCCCTACTGTTGATGACGTTACTAGAGAGTGTGTTAGTGAATTCTTTGGCGTTGAGTTTGTGCTTTCTGAACACATACTCCATAAGATTGAGGAGAAATTCACCAAATATTCAATGACAAAGATGCCAAAAACAAACATCAAACAAGCTTATGTTCCTAGGGGAGGCATTGTAATGGAGAATACCGTCGGATCTGCACCCGGATATATAATAGAAAAAAATGGGAAAATCCTAGCTTCACTTCCCGGAGTGCCACAAGAAATGAAAGCAATGTTTAATAACTTCCTAAGAGATTACATCCTTAGAAATGTTCTGAAGGAGAATAGAAAGGAGGTATTTGTTAAGATCTTCGGCATTCCCGAATCAAAGGTAGATGAAATGATATCTGAGTATGGGGAATTTGACTACAACACAATAGCAGACTACGGCGTAGTTGACATAATATTTCACTTTGACTCAAAAGAGTTTGAAGAAGGAAAGGAGAAAGTCCTAAGGCTACTAAATGATAAATTTAGAGAAGCAGTGTTTTTCATATCAGAAGAACTTGAGGATATACCCTCTATAGTCAGGAAGGAATTTGTAAGATTGGGCAAAACCCTTTCTACCGCTGAGTCCATGACAGGAGGTTATCTTTCCCAAATGTTGACCTCCGTGCCAGGTGCAACAGAGTATTTCCTAGGAGGGGTTATAACCTACTCGGACTCTACAAAAATCTCGCTTTTAGGAGTAAGTGAGGAAACCATAAGTAAATACTTTGCTACGAGTCTTGAGACAACTTTTGAGATGGCTAAAAACTCACTTAGGGTATTTGGAAGTAACGTTTCCATCGCCATAACGGGTATTGCAGGCCCCTCTACAGATTCCTCAAAGAAGGAAGTGGGAACTGCTTACGTTGTAGCTATGTCCGAAAACGGAAAATACCTAGGAAAAGAACTAAAACTGTTTGGCAATAGAGATAAGATCAGAAGTTCAGCATCCATCAAAGCTATAGAGCTAGTTATGAAACTACTTAGGGCAGAGTGAAACTATGAAAAACGTGTTAATTAGTTTATTAGGAGTTTTCGCAATATGTTTTGCCTTGCTATTTGCATTTTCTTATAGCATTTTCGTTCTAGCCAACAGTAAAGTTCTGTTCAACCTCACTTTTCTGATGCTAACTGTAGGTATCTTAGCTAGTATTTTCATCCTCAGATACTTAAGGCTTAGAAAATTACATAAACCAAATCCCATCCTAAATTCGGTTCTAAAACCTATATTTGTATTCTTGATACTCTGCGTATTTTTACTATCACTGCTCTATATCGTTCTCACGATACCACTGCTTTAGAAGCTTTCACCTACCATGGCACCTCCCAAACTGAAACTGAATTAGTTACCTAAATGTAAAAAAATCCAGTAGCTAGGCTATGTTACTACAAAACCAAGAAACTCTTAGGCTAGGCACATCACACTGATTATTTCTCTCACAGTTCCTCTCACTAGGTAAATACTTTTCTCAACAACACCTAAGGGACTTGGTATGGAGTGAAGTTTTGTGGTTAAATGAGTGCCATTAGGACTAAAGGGGAAAGTAAAAACTTAGAATCTTGCCTAGTTATCAACCGAAATTGGAATTTATTGTTTGACTTTCACGTTAGTTGAATTCTAAGTGAAAATTTTTTATCATTCTCCACTTAGGATGATAGGCTGTTCTCAGAGAAATGCGGATCTTCATACTCATTCAACAGTATCAGATGGTCAACTATCAGTAGGATTGCTTCTTAAAAAGTCTCAAGAAAAAAATATAAGATACCTTTCAATAACAGACCATGAAAACACCAATCAAGTAAAAGAGTATAGAAAGTTATTCTCCCCTTTCAGCTTTGAGATTAAAGTGATTCCCGGAGTTGAAGTATCGACCAAGCATCTTGACCAAGAAATACACTTACTAGCTTACTATAGCGAGAACTTAGTAAAGGAAGTTGAGGAAATTGTGCAACCTCTGAGGGAGGAAAAGAAAAATAGGGTTATGAGGATATTAGAAGTCTTGAAGAAGGATAGAAAGTTGGAAAACTACATGGAGGCTATAACTTATCTTATGTCGGATGTCAGTAAAACTTTCAATCGCATGTATGTTGCTAGGTTCGTCTACGATAATTTGCCATTTTGTAGTATTGAAGATGTTTTCAAAAAGTATTTTGATAACGATGATGTGAATAAGAGTGAAAGTGTCTATCCGAAAACGGAGGAAGTTATAAGAAAACTTAATTCCATTGGATGTTTCGTCGGAATCGCGCATCCGGATTTTCTTAAAGATTGGAGGAAGGTTAAGTATATTAAGTATTTTGCCGAAATTGGTGTTAGAGGAATTGAGGTTTTCCATCCGCTAATAGATGAAAACCTTTCTCTCTTTTTGCTAAAACTCTGTCAAGAGATAAACTTGATACCCCTTGGAGGTAGTGATTTCCATGGATATGACACCAAGAGGAGAGAGTTAGGAGAATTTAATACATTTGATTCATCTGCCGAAGCAATTATGGAATTTTTATGTCTTTGAATGCATTTCTGTTCCTCTTTTGCTCTCCTTAAAGGACTACTATTATTCTTTCTTCAGATTCTGTGGATTCATAGGTTGCTAAAGACAGTTTTTTCAAGAATAGTGATATACCTTTCTAGGGTTCCCAGAACTATTTCACTTGGCAAGTTAGGAGCTGGATAAGTCTTGTTCCAGACTAAAGATTTTAGATAGTCTCTTACGAATTGTTTGTCGTAGCTTTCTTGGGGTTTTCCTTCTTCATAAAGTTCCTTGAACCAAAATCTTGATGAATCAGGAGTTAAAACTTCGTCAACTAATACACATTCTCTGTCTTTGTCAAATCCAAACTCAAACTTAGTATCACATAGAATAATTCCTCTCTTGTCAAGATAATTGGAAGCAAACTCAAATATTCTTATACTATTTTCCTTTATCTTGAGGATATCTTCCCCTACTATTTCCTTAGCCTCATCAAGCGATATGTTTTGGTCATGTCCTGATTCCGATTTGGTTGAAGGAGTAAATATTGGCTCGGGTAGCTTTGAAGACATCTTAAGTCCTTCGGGTAGCTTTATTCCGCAAATTGAGGAAGTTCTTTTGTATTCTTCATAACCTGAACCTGCTAAATAGCCTCTAACTATGCACTCAATTTTATAAACATTCATCTTCCTAACAAGCATACTTCTAAATCTTAAACGATCAGCGTATTTTCTACATTCATAAGGATAGTCATCAGGATCAACTGAGATAAGATGATTTTCTACAATATGCTCCAACTGCTTGAACCAAAAGTAGGATAGAATGTTTAAGATCATTCCTTTCAAAGGAATGGGTGTGGGTAATATCACGTCAAATGCGGAAATTCTGTCGGTGGAGACTATAAGTAGGCTGTCATCAATCTCATATATATCTCTTACCTTGCCTCTTTTGACAAGCTTAAGTGAGTCAAAATTTGAGAAATATAAAGGTTCAACCTTCGTTAACTCTGATTTACTAGCATAGATGAAGTCCTTGAAGTCCTTAATAACTTTATCCATACCTTACTCCAGAATTATTCCTTTTGGGTACGATCCGAGGATTTTTACTAGAGCTGCATTCTTTTCAACCTCATTTAAAAGCTTGGAGATTCTCTCTTCCTCAATGTGCCCTTCAAAGTCAATGAAAAAAAGGTAATCCCACAATTTTATTCTTGAAGGTCTTGATTCTATCTTTGTCATGTTTACCCCCATTTCCTTAAAGGGCTTTATAAGGTCAAACAGAGCTCCGGGTTTGTCTTTTATGTAGCATAGTATTGTGGTTTTGTCTTCTCCTGTTCTAGATATATTCCTTTCACCTACTATCCAAAACCTTGTGACATTCATTGGATCATCTTCAATATTACTGGCAAGAATGTTGAGGTTGTATTTCTTTGAGAGTATTTCATTACCGATAGCACCAGCTTCTCTTTCAGAAGAAGCGATTCTTGAGGCTTCAGATGTGCTACTTGTTTCAATTATTTCAACATTAGGAAGATTAGCCTCTACCCACTCCCTACACTGACCGATGGCTTGCGGATGTGAATATAGTTTCTTTATTTTGCTTACATCATTTTCCTTGGAGAGAAGAGAATGATGTACCCTTAGGAAGAGTTCTCCTATAATCTTAAGGTGAGAATCAACAAACTCATCAAGAGTTTGAGCAACCACACCATTATAGGAGTTTTCAATTGGAATAACACCTATGTCCGCTTTACCCCTGGACACTTCCTTAAATATATCTGGAATAGTTTTAGTGTAAATTCTGTCCACATCGTATCCGAATCTCTTAACTACCGCTATTTCGGAGAAAGTTCCCTCAGGCCCCAATAATGCTACCTTAACTCTGCCTTGAACATTCCTAGTCATCGATATGATCAAGAGGAATATGTCTTCAACATATTCGTAAGGTAGGCTTTGACTGACGGAGAGTTGTTTTACTCTTTTTAAAACATCATTCTCTCTGTTAGGATCGTATATGGAAAGACCATTTTTTTTCTTAGTTTCGGCTATTTTGGTTGCTATTTCTAATCTTTCCTTTATAAGTTTCAGTATTTGTTCATCAATTTGTTCAACCTTCTTCCTCAGATCTTCAAGCCTTTCCATCTAAACCTCCGCAGATATGTCCAGGACCTTCTTCATTTGTTCCCAAATAACTTGTCCTTCACCTGGTAATCCGAGATAGGTCAGAAACTCATTAGCTCTTTTGATTCTTTTATCGGTTAAGCCTATTTCTTTAATATCACCAGGTACAAGATTATAAGCAAGCTCATTTGCAGAAGAGATAACAATGACATCCTTCACTATGCTCTCAGGGGCAGTCAACGGGTTATCGTGATAAAGTATTACATCAGAGATAAATTGAGGTAAATTCCAATAGTTTGCAAGTAAGTACCCGACGGTATTATGGGAAATCCCTATCATCTCTTCTTCACTTTGGGATATTGTCTTATCATAGAATACAAAGTTTTTTAAAAACTGCACCTTATACTCTTTTGTTATGTTGCTTAGTATTATTTTGCCTATATCGTGCAATAATCCAGCAACAAAATATTTCTCAGGATCTGCAAGCTTTAGTTTCTTGGCTATAATTCTTGCTCCACTTGCGGTTAGAACGGAATGCTCCCATAACCCCTTTATACCACTAAACCAGTATCCTGACACGTCTACACTCATTATTGATTTTATTGAAACTGCCAAAGCTATACTTCTTATGGTGTTAAATCCTAACACAATTACAGCTTCCCGCACAGTTGCTATGGTCCTAGGAAAGCCATAGTAAGCAGAATTTGCCATTCTCAAAACTTTTGCAACAAGGAGTGGATCTTTTTCTAAGGTTTCTTCTATTTCTTTTATGTTAGCCTCTGGGTCCTCCAACTTCTGGAGTAGAATACTCACCACAAATGGTAAAGGAGAAGTGTTTTCTATTATTTTGTTCCATCTAATCAACTGCTCTTCATTCATACAAGAAAATGATATTCATAACTGTCACTTAGATTCAAATATCTAGATTGGGTTTTAGTAAATTCCAAAATTTACAACCAAAAGTAGTCTTCTTTCTATTTCTCTCACGGTCCCTATCTGGGCTGATTAAACACTTCTCTCAAAACGAGCACTATCTAGAACCAAAGAGAGCAAGTAAACAAAAAGTTTAGAATTTTACCTACTTACTAACCGAAATTGGAATTTATTGATTAAGTTTTAAATCAATGGAGATAAGAGACTAAATAGGCTAAGGGGGGAGTTCCCCCCTTTTTTGCTCAATTTTTTGCTCAATTAATACCCTGATGGAGCATAGACAGCATACCCATATGGAGCTGCCCATAAATCAGCATATCCGCTACCATCGGTCCACTTCCCTTGCGGTTGAGCTGTGTCCTTACCATCCCAAGCATAGCAGTGCAAGTATGTGTTTACCCACTTCGTCTTAACTCTTGCTCCTTTCCATTGAACTCCGTTGTCATTTATCACTATCACCAAACCAGGATTGGAACCATACCCGTTCCTCTGGGCTATGTATAAGTCATTATCAGCATACAGAACTGATGTTGAACCTCCTGCTAGCCTATAATGTACCCACAAAAGTTGCCTTATGCCTCTTGCTGTTCCGTTTCTTGCTAACCCGTAGTCATAGTAATCTTTCCACCAAACCGTTGGATCACCTTCTGCCGTCAGAATGTATGCATATGCCATCATCTTGTTCTGGTATATCGGGTCAGTATCGTGGTTTGCTACAAATGTAACCGCCTTAAGAGGTCTTATACCAACCAATCCAGCATACTGTAATCCCCTCATATCGTAGTAACCATTACCCAAGCACATATCCCTCAGAACGTACAAAAGTGAGAAGTCAAAGGTCTTCACACCAGCTCTGTTCGCACTATCTACCCACCACCTCAGAGTATCTCTGTTACCGTCCCAATACTCTCCAACTATAAACGGCTGCCCAGTGTTGTCATAAATGTATGCAGCAACCCATGGTGCAAACCCTTTGGTATAGTCAAGCCTCCAGAACTCAAATCCAGCGTTTGCAGTACTCTTAAGCCAGTTTAACCAAGCTATTATATTGGTTTTAACATAAGTTTTATCATGACATATGTCAGGATAACCTCCAAATGTGCCACTGTCCCCACTATGGATGTCGTTCGGATGGAAGTCCCAATAACTCATCTTAAACCTGCCACTTGCTACACCTGAGAAATCAGTCCAGGTATTTCCGCCAGTGAAGGGATTATACTGAGAGGCTCCACCTGCCCTGTGGTTTATCACTATATCCGCCATTGCCTTCATACCGTAAGACCTTATACTGGATATCAAACTCTTAAGCTGTGATTGGGTTCCAAACCTAGTTGCAACAGTACCCATCTGGTTATACGCACCAAGGTCGTAGTAATCATAAGGATCATAACCCATGGAATATCCGCCACTCATGCCCTTGGACGGTGGTGGCAAATAGATTACCTCAATATAAGCATTCTTTAGCTCAGCGACTTTACTCTGGACAGTTGTATACCAACCGCTTGGCACATCCCAGTAGAATGCTTGGAACACTCTCCACGCACCGGCATCACCTACTAGCACTAGCGATACTGCTAGCACCAGCACCAAAGTTACCAGTAACAAACGCTTCATAATCTACCTCCTGCCCTTGTGGTTAGGGCATTAATATATTAGCAAATTTTATGCCAAATTGGTCTTTTTCTAAGACCAAAGATTTAGGCTGGTGATGCTAGGTAT from the Brevinematia bacterium genome contains:
- a CDS encoding alpha-amylase family glycosyl hydrolase, with amino-acid sequence MKRLLLVTLVLVLAVSLVLVGDAGAWRVFQAFYWDVPSGWYTTVQSKVAELKNAYIEVIYLPPPSKGMSGGYSMGYDPYDYYDLGAYNQMGTVATRFGTQSQLKSLISSIRSYGMKAMADIVINHRAGGASQYNPFTGGNTWTDFSGVASGRFKMSYWDFHPNDIHSGDSGTFGGYPDICHDKTYVKTNIIAWLNWLKSTANAGFEFWRLDYTKGFAPWVAAYIYDNTGQPFIVGEYWDGNRDTLRWWVDSANRAGVKTFDFSLLYVLRDMCLGNGYYDMRGLQYAGLVGIRPLKAVTFVANHDTDPIYQNKMMAYAYILTAEGDPTVWWKDYYDYGLARNGTARGIRQLLWVHYRLAGGSTSVLYADNDLYIAQRNGYGSNPGLVIVINDNGVQWKGARVKTKWVNTYLHCYAWDGKDTAQPQGKWTDGSGYADLWAAPYGYAVYAPSGY
- a CDS encoding CinA family nicotinamide mononucleotide deamidase-related protein, whose amino-acid sequence is MKCSLITIGTEITKGFILDLNSNFLSRQLRMTGIDVRFVISVGDNKSEVINALRFAFENSDFVITTGGLGPTVDDVTRECVSEFFGVEFVLSEHILHKIEEKFTKYSMTKMPKTNIKQAYVPRGGIVMENTVGSAPGYIIEKNGKILASLPGVPQEMKAMFNNFLRDYILRNVLKENRKEVFVKIFGIPESKVDEMISEYGEFDYNTIADYGVVDIIFHFDSKEFEEGKEKVLRLLNDKFREAVFFISEELEDIPSIVRKEFVRLGKTLSTAESMTGGYLSQMLTSVPGATEYFLGGVITYSDSTKISLLGVSEETISKYFATSLETTFEMAKNSLRVFGSNVSIAITGIAGPSTDSSKKEVGTAYVVAMSENGKYLGKELKLFGNRDKIRSSASIKAIELVMKLLRAE
- the pheA gene encoding prephenate dehydratase translates to MERLEDLRKKVEQIDEQILKLIKERLEIATKIAETKKKNGLSIYDPNRENDVLKRVKQLSVSQSLPYEYVEDIFLLIISMTRNVQGRVKVALLGPEGTFSEIAVVKRFGYDVDRIYTKTIPDIFKEVSRGKADIGVIPIENSYNGVVAQTLDEFVDSHLKIIGELFLRVHHSLLSKENDVSKIKKLYSHPQAIGQCREWVEANLPNVEIIETSSTSEASRIASSEREAGAIGNEILSKKYNLNILASNIEDDPMNVTRFWIVGERNISRTGEDKTTILCYIKDKPGALFDLIKPFKEMGVNMTKIESRPSRIKLWDYLFFIDFEGHIEEERISKLLNEVEKNAALVKILGSYPKGIILE
- a CDS encoding PHP domain-containing protein, encoding MIGCSQRNADLHTHSTVSDGQLSVGLLLKKSQEKNIRYLSITDHENTNQVKEYRKLFSPFSFEIKVIPGVEVSTKHLDQEIHLLAYYSENLVKEVEEIVQPLREEKKNRVMRILEVLKKDRKLENYMEAITYLMSDVSKTFNRMYVARFVYDNLPFCSIEDVFKKYFDNDDVNKSESVYPKTEEVIRKLNSIGCFVGIAHPDFLKDWRKVKYIKYFAEIGVRGIEVFHPLIDENLSLFLLKLCQEINLIPLGGSDFHGYDTKRRELGEFNTFDSSAEAIMEFLCL
- a CDS encoding HDOD domain-containing protein, which codes for MNEEQLIRWNKIIENTSPLPFVVSILLQKLEDPEANIKEIEETLEKDPLLVAKVLRMANSAYYGFPRTIATVREAVIVLGFNTIRSIALAVSIKSIMSVDVSGYWFSGIKGLWEHSVLTASGARIIAKKLKLADPEKYFVAGLLHDIGKIILSNITKEYKVQFLKNFVFYDKTISQSEEEMIGISHNTVGYLLANYWNLPQFISDVILYHDNPLTAPESIVKDVIVISSANELAYNLVPGDIKEIGLTDKRIKRANEFLTYLGLPGEGQVIWEQMKKVLDISAEV
- a CDS encoding fibronectin type III domain-containing protein, with amino-acid sequence MKKFWLTILLIILPVRSFPIEITIGSNEFTNVGVRELQVDPIYALPTESIVIDLSKDTNITRHSFNRFSFLIENIGNNKLAKFFKKEHGISLVSSQNLLGIPVVSGIFSVYFTFLPSRLDKGTVLARFFSTDETDKYIEIKLEKSRIQVNINGIVYTREGDKVNVVLVSDEKIVVQEMYEFSLVFDVVNSKISIYLNGVETDRKILKSANFELSTPESIIEFFPSFFGYARTIVIAPTFIRSLGSTPAKGGELISRVIDTKDPSSAINKVTLVGRGNFIVLARVSKDIYKHLLDELPWLTIEDAKNTKGRYLQFKLFPVEDEQSSEFLGLKVELSKNIPPQKPHILYVEPRANGEVTIHWRNDLDEEVEYYELFYGDHQNKYFGNASSNGPSPIKIKKPSKFYPVLRYTVRGLKMNRTYYFSIRSVRRDGTKSEYSDEVKVIPSKEVNSL
- a CDS encoding phosphoribosylaminoimidazolesuccinocarboxamide synthase, encoding MDKVIKDFKDFIYASKSELTKVEPLYFSNFDSLKLVKRGKVRDIYEIDDSLLIVSTDRISAFDVILPTPIPLKGMILNILSYFWFKQLEHIVENHLISVDPDDYPYECRKYADRLRFRSMLVRKMNVYKIECIVRGYLAGSGYEEYKRTSSICGIKLPEGLKMSSKLPEPIFTPSTKSESGHDQNISLDEAKEIVGEDILKIKENSIRIFEFASNYLDKRGIILCDTKFEFGFDKDRECVLVDEVLTPDSSRFWFKELYEEGKPQESYDKQFVRDYLKSLVWNKTYPAPNLPSEIVLGTLERYITILEKTVFSNL